CGTCGGACGGCCGCACGAGCCCGAATGATCCCGCCCGCCCGCACGAGCCGCTCCTGCGGAACGTGCGGGCGGCACGGGTGAGACGCGGCCTCAGACCGGCTCGGGCTCGGGCTGCGGCGGCCTGGGGCCGGGCGCGGGCTCGGGGACCGGCTTGGGCGGCGGCAACGGGCCCGGCGGCTGCGGCTCGGGCCTGGGGATCGGATGGGGCCGCGGCGGCGGCTTGGGAACCGGCGACGGATGGACCGATCCGGACATGGTCGTCCTCCTTCGAGTGCAGGGACCCCGGGTCAGGGGGAGCGGGTGCGGCGCTTGATCACCCACAGGTCGACGGCCGCGATCACCGCGAGGGCGGCGCAGATCGCCGCCGCCGTCCACAGCGCCGCGCCGGTGTCGCCGTCGCGGGCGGCCAGGATTCCGAAGATCACCGCGGCCGCGAGGCCGGCGACCAGCGCCAGGCCGGACAGCAGCGCCCGCGCGCCCAGGGCGCTGCGCGCGGTCAGCGGCTCGGTGCCGCGCGCCGGGCGGCGGTCCCGCCGGGCCGCCCTCACCTGCCGAACGTCCCGACCAGCGTGCCGGCGCCCACGACCTTCTCCTCGATCGCGTCCCGCAGGTCGTCGATCGTGAAGCCGGGCTCCAGCCCGGACGGCTCCCCGAGGGCCGCCACCCGGAAGAAGTACCGGTGCGGGTCGTCGCCGACCGGCGGATGCGGGCCGCCGTAGCCGGGTGTGCCGTAGTCGTTGCGCCCGGCGGTGGCGTCGGCGATCGTCTCGCCGGTGTCGATCCCGTCGTTCTCCGGCGGGATGCCCGCCAGCAGCCAGTGCGAGAACGTGCCCGTCGGGGCGTCCGGGTCCTCGCAGACCAGGACCAGTTCGACCGCCTCGTCCGGCACGTCCTCCCACTCCAGCGGCGGCGACACGTCCCCGGCGTCGTGCGAGTAGTCGTCGGGGATCGGCGCGTGGTCGGTGAACGCTGCGCTGCGGAGTTCCATCTCGTGCATGACCCGGGTCGTGCCCACTGAGCCGGGGGGAATGCACACCGCCCGTTCCGCATCGAACCGGACAAACGGGGAACGCGCCGGGGGACGGCCCAAGAGATCGGGATGGGGGACCCGACATGCCCGACACCGACGAGTTCGACATCTACGGCGCCGCCCTGCCGCTGGAGTACGAGGCCGACCTCGACCCGCTGCTGAACCGCATCGGGACCCGTCTCGACGGGGCCCGGTGCGTCCTGCTCGGCGAGGCCAGCCACGGCACGCACGAGTACTACGCCTGGCGGGCGGCCCTGACCCGCCGGCTCATCGCCGAGCACGGCTTCTCCTTCGTGGCGGTGGAGGGGGACTGGCCGGACTGCTGGCAGGTGAACCAGAGCGTCGCCGGGGACCCGCGAGCCCCCCGTGACCCACGGGACGTCCTGGACGGATACCGCCGCTGGCCGACCTGGATGTGGGCCAACGAGGAGACCGCCCGGTTCTGCCGGTGGCTCCGCGACCACAACGCGGGGCTCCCGCAGGGGCGGCGCGCGGGCTTCTACGGGCTGGACGTCTACAGCCTGTGGGAGTCGCTGCGCGCGGTGATCGCCTACCTGTCCGAGCACCGACCCGAGCACGTCGAGGAGGCGATGGCCGCCTACCGGTGCTTCGAGCCGTACGCCGAGGACCCGCAGTCGTACGCGTGGGAGTCGCGGATGGTCCCGGACGACTGCGAGGACGAGGTGCTGGCCCTGCTGACCCGGCTGCGCCGCCCCATCGGCTCCGGCAACCCGGCGGACGAGTTGAACGCCTGGCAGAACGCCGAGGTCGCCTCCGGCGCCGAACGGTATTACCGGGCCATGATGGGCGGCGGCGCCGAGTCGTGGAACGTCCGCGACGTGCACATGGCCGACACGCTCGACCGGCTGCTGGACCACCACGGCGAGGGCTCCCGGGGCGTCGTGTGGGCGCACAACACCCACGTCGGCGACGCCCGCGCCACCGACATGCGTGCCGTGGAGATGATCAACCTCGGTCAGCTCGCCCGCGAGCGGCACGGCCGCGACCGGGTCGTCGTGGTGGGGTTCGCCGGCGGCCACGGCAACGTGATCGCCGCCCCCCGCT
The DNA window shown above is from Thermomonospora umbrina and carries:
- a CDS encoding DUF6343 family protein; amino-acid sequence: MRAARRDRRPARGTEPLTARSALGARALLSGLALVAGLAAAVIFGILAARDGDTGAALWTAAAICAALAVIAAVDLWVIKRRTRSP
- a CDS encoding YbhB/YbcL family Raf kinase inhibitor-like protein; the protein is MHEMELRSAAFTDHAPIPDDYSHDAGDVSPPLEWEDVPDEAVELVLVCEDPDAPTGTFSHWLLAGIPPENDGIDTGETIADATAGRNDYGTPGYGGPHPPVGDDPHRYFFRVAALGEPSGLEPGFTIDDLRDAIEEKVVGAGTLVGTFGR
- a CDS encoding erythromycin esterase family protein — translated: MPDTDEFDIYGAALPLEYEADLDPLLNRIGTRLDGARCVLLGEASHGTHEYYAWRAALTRRLIAEHGFSFVAVEGDWPDCWQVNQSVAGDPRAPRDPRDVLDGYRRWPTWMWANEETARFCRWLRDHNAGLPQGRRAGFYGLDVYSLWESLRAVIAYLSEHRPEHVEEAMAAYRCFEPYAEDPQSYAWESRMVPDDCEDEVLALLTRLRRPIGSGNPADELNAWQNAEVASGAERYYRAMMGGGAESWNVRDVHMADTLDRLLDHHGEGSRGVVWAHNTHVGDARATDMRAVEMINLGQLARERHGRDRVVVVGFAGGHGNVIAAPRWGAPAEVMPVPAPMPGSLEALLAKEIELDHALFIFSDGPDQDWLTARRGHRAIGVVYDPDCDRRQFVPTVLGDRYDALCWFAWTSALVPLHGETVPLGELETLPSGV